Proteins from a genomic interval of Desulfurobacterium sp. TC5-1:
- the tsaB gene encoding tRNA (adenosine(37)-N6)-threonylcarbamoyltransferase complex dimerization subunit type 1 TsaB, with the protein MTILGIDTCLPLGSVALTNNEKVLFSKSWNYPREHSSKVFEALSSILGTGKGKFNPIDLIIFTSGPGSFTGIRICLSLAKAFKAVVGKEKIGTVSTLEALSFSFLSENLPVFVIVEGRKNKYYIYCRKRDEVIIPPKDLSAKEVINEISRIPGNMIITGNYNDHSEIGNFIQSSSRLLERRANTSLALNAALFALKIGYRESLEPIYIRQPDAKPSNKRLENK; encoded by the coding sequence ATGACAATCCTTGGTATTGATACATGTCTTCCTCTTGGAAGCGTTGCACTTACCAATAATGAAAAAGTCTTATTTTCCAAAAGCTGGAATTATCCCAGAGAGCACTCCTCAAAAGTATTTGAAGCACTCAGCTCCATACTGGGCACTGGAAAAGGGAAATTTAACCCTATTGATCTTATAATATTTACATCTGGTCCAGGATCATTTACGGGAATCAGGATATGCCTATCCCTTGCAAAAGCTTTTAAAGCTGTAGTGGGTAAAGAGAAAATAGGCACCGTTTCTACATTGGAAGCCCTTTCCTTCAGCTTTTTGAGCGAGAATCTACCAGTTTTCGTTATAGTAGAAGGACGAAAAAACAAATACTACATTTACTGTCGAAAGAGAGATGAAGTAATCATTCCTCCTAAAGATCTTTCTGCAAAAGAGGTCATAAACGAAATTTCAAGGATTCCGGGAAATATGATAATAACCGGAAATTATAATGACCATTCAGAAATAGGAAACTTTATACAATCTTCAAGCAGGCTATTAGAAAGAAGGGCAAACACATCCCTTGCTCTAAATGCAGCCCTTTTTGCTTTAAAAATCGGATACAGAGAATCCCTTGAACCTATCTACATAAGGCAGCCAGATGCGAAACCTTCAAATAAGAGACTGGAAAATAAGTGA